One genomic region from Vitis riparia cultivar Riparia Gloire de Montpellier isolate 1030 chromosome 17, EGFV_Vit.rip_1.0, whole genome shotgun sequence encodes:
- the LOC117904782 gene encoding uncharacterized protein LOC117904782 produces the protein MAASSTFKSVFQNLKRFFKKPWEITGPCSDPEFRPSLPRALEYRPFCPATPNQKACIPSSNPETVYDIKYFTRDQRRNRPPIRRTILKKPDVEKMMKEKTFDVSDFPRVYLTAKVEEDYNARGGGYQK, from the coding sequence ATGGCAGCGTCTTCAACCTTCAAATCCGTATTCCAAAACCTGAAACGTTTCTTCAAGAAACCCTGGGAGATAACAGGGCCGTGTTCCGATCCGGAATTCAGACCGTCGTTGCCCCGTGCCCTAGAGTACCGACCGTTCTGCCCGGCGACGCCGAATCAGAAGGCCTGTATCCCCAGCTCCAACCCCGAGACGGTTTACGACATCAAGTACTTCACCCGGGACCAGCGCCGGAACCGCCCCCCGATTCGCCGGACTATCCTCAAAAAGCCTGATGTCGAGAAGATGATGAAGGAGAAGACCTTTGATGTTTCCGACTTTCCGAGGGTTTACTTGACTGCTAAGGTCGAAGAGGATTACAATGCCCGTGGCGGAGGCTACCAGAAATAG